DNA sequence from the Oceanotoga teriensis genome:
GGTGCAAATTTAAATAAAATAACTAATCAAATTCTTGAAAATAAACCAATAGAACATATAAAATTAATGAAAGATGTATTAGAAGAAATGAGATTTGAATTTGATAATAAGCTTGCTTATTCCACAGTAAGTTTAGAAATGTTAAATAAATATGGAATAGAGCAAAAAGACACACCTCCTTTTGTTGGGGATCTGAGATCTTTAAGAGGTGTTGAAGTTGCTATAATGTATAATCAAGCAAAAGATAATGAATATCATATATCCATGAGATCTAAATCATGGTTTGATGTATCAGAAGTTGCTGTTCATTTTGGTGGTGGTGGTCACAAAAAAGCAGCTGGTTTTAGCTACAAAACTGATAATATTGAAGAACTTATGAAAAAAGTATCTAATTTTATAGGAGAAAAGTTATAAAATAATGCTTAGTATATTTCTTTTTTTAATATGGATGATTATGATGAATGATTTTTCTGATTTTTCTATAATAATGGGAATAATATTTGTTCTTTTTACTGAATATATAACAAATATATTTTTTGATAAAAAAATAAAAGGAACAGTAGAAATATTTATATCTTCTTTAGGTACAATATTGAATATGTATAAATCAACAATAACGTTTTTACCTTTAATATTTAAGAAAAATCATTCTGGATTAGTTTCATATAAAGTAAAGAATAAAAGTAAATCTCAAAAAGTTGCTATATCAAATAGCATAACTCTTACTCCAGGGACATTATTTGTAGATGAGTTTGATGATTATTTATTAATACATAAAATAGCGTCGAGCGAAGAAGAAGCACATTCTAAAAAAGATGTTTGGGAAGGAGAGTTATTTTGAACAACATAATACAAATATTTTTAATGTTATCATTAATAATAACAGTATATAAATTAATAAACGGCCCCACACAGTGGGACCGTTTATTGGCATATAGTTCATTTTCATCAAAAGTGATTTTAATAATGTTAATATATATATTTGAATCAAAACAATTTTTTCTTTTGGATATGATAATAGTTTTTCTTTTATTAAATATTTTTGGAATATTGATAACCACACGTTTTTTACAAAAAGGTGGTAAGAAAAAATGATATCTAATATACTTTTCTATTTAGGAATGATATTAATAATAATTGGTACGTATGGAATGATAAGAATGAAAGATTTTTATTCAAGAATCCAAGCTGTTGGAATTTCTGATACAGTGGGAATTTTTACCATTTTAATATCTTTAATGATAAAAAATCCGGAACATATCTCTAAACTGATAATAATTTCAATACTTTTATTAATAACTTCTCCCGTTATATCGCATCTTTTAGCTTTTGGAGCTTCAAAAAGTGATATAAAAGTCAGGGGGAATAAGAAATGATATTAATGATATACGGCTTTTTTATTATATTGATAATAATTTCAATATATATTTTATTTCAAAATAACAATTTAAATGCTTTAATAGCCTATGGAATATTCGGTGCTGCAATATCAGGGATCTTTTTTTTAATGAATGCTCCGGATGTGGCTTTAGTAGAAATAACTGTTGGATCTGCTTTCATATTTTTTATATATTTAATAGCTATAAAAAAAGTAGCTAAAATAAAAGTTTTATATTTAGAAACACCATATATGATAGAAGAAATAAATGATGAATTGAGAGGATTTGAATATAATCTTATAAAAGAATTTCTTGATGAAAAAGGATTAGAAGCTAATTTTATAAAAATTAAAACAAAAAAACCACTTATGGAACTAAAAGATTATGGAGATATACTTATAGGAGGTATTTGCCCTTTAATAGAAGTTGATGGAATAACATTTTCAAAAGAAATACTTCCTACAAAGATATTAAAATCAGGAAAAGGTTTAAAAAGTCCTATTGGAATAATATTGAAAAATAAAAATCAAAATATATACCCTGTTGAAGAATTAGAAGAAAACTTTATAATAGATTTAGTCAGATTAAAATATTTATTTTTACTGGGTAAGAAATTTGATGAAAAAGAATTACTTGAACTTCATAAAACTGGTTATAAAGTAGCATTTAATAAAAAAGATGAATTTTTGGCCAATGAATTTAATGAATATATAAGTCAAATAAAGAAAGATGAAAAAAAATATAATGAACTTATAAGGAGATACATAGGATGATAAAAAAAATGATCACCGTATTAAGTATAATTATATTAATTTCTATTCTCAGTATTGAAATTTTAAATATAAATGAAATATATAATCCTGTTTTTAAACCTCAAGATATAATAAATGAAAATGGATCTATAAATATGGTATCAGCTATAGTACTAGATTATAGACTGATAGATACTTTTTTTGAAGTACTTGTTTTCACTTTATCAGTAATAGGAATATCTTTTTATATGGAAAAGCTTCCAGAACAAAATAATATTTCTGTTGAAGAAAATAGCATAGTTGTTAAAATAATAACTCCAATACTATTTCAAATAATAGTTTTAGTAACATTATATATATCTGTTACAGGTCATTTAGGCCCTGGAGGTGGATTTACTGCTGGAGTAATACTCGGAACTGGACTTATAGGAGTTTCTTTTGTTAAACCTATAGATGAAATAGAAAAAATATTTATAAAATCCAAAATAGAAAAAGTAAAAATATTAGTTCCATTGATCATAGCTTTATATGGATTATTGGGATATTTTTGGAATGGGGCTTTTTTTTCTAATATTCCATTAAAAGGTAATCCAGGAGAATTATTCAGTGGTGGTGGAGCTATGTTATTGAATATTTTAATAGCATTTGAAGTATTTGCTGGTACATGGACAATTCTGTATAAGTTTATAAAGCATAGGGGGACTATATAATGCATATATACATTATACTTTCACTAATTATTTCTGCAATAGGACTTATTGGAACTATAATAAAAAGAGATATGATATTAAAACTTATAAATCTTGGAGTATTCCAATCTGGAAATGTTTTGTTTTTTGTTTCCATTGCATACAAAGGATTATCTCCAATAATCACTTTGAATATTGATAAATATTCAGATCCTTTGATACATTCTTTTTTATTGACAGTAGTAGTTATAGGTTTTGCAAATCTTTCTTTAATGCTTGTATTTATAATGATTTTATCTAATAAAATAAAAACACATCTTATAGATGAAATAGAAGATAAAATAAGTAGGGGATGAGTATGTATTTAACTTTAGCTTTAATACCAATATCTGCAGGAATAATATGTTACTTAATAAAATCAAAATATAAAAATATTCCTGTTTATATAAGTTTTATCTATAATTTTTTTATAATAATGAGTTCAAAACCTGGGAATTTTACTCCAGGTAATTATGATT
Encoded proteins:
- a CDS encoding Na+/H+ antiporter subunit E, with translation MLSIFLFLIWMIMMNDFSDFSIIMGIIFVLFTEYITNIFFDKKIKGTVEIFISSLGTILNMYKSTITFLPLIFKKNHSGLVSYKVKNKSKSQKVAISNSITLTPGTLFVDEFDDYLLIHKIASSEEEAHSKKDVWEGELF
- a CDS encoding monovalent cation/H+ antiporter complex subunit F, yielding MNNIIQIFLMLSLIITVYKLINGPTQWDRLLAYSSFSSKVILIMLIYIFESKQFFLLDMIIVFLLLNIFGILITTRFLQKGGKKK
- the mnhG gene encoding monovalent cation/H(+) antiporter subunit G, with product MISNILFYLGMILIIIGTYGMIRMKDFYSRIQAVGISDTVGIFTILISLMIKNPEHISKLIIISILLLITSPVISHLLAFGASKSDIKVRGNKK
- a CDS encoding hydrogenase subunit MbhD domain-containing protein, whose translation is MILMIYGFFIILIIISIYILFQNNNLNALIAYGIFGAAISGIFFLMNAPDVALVEITVGSAFIFFIYLIAIKKVAKIKVLYLETPYMIEEINDELRGFEYNLIKEFLDEKGLEANFIKIKTKKPLMELKDYGDILIGGICPLIEVDGITFSKEILPTKILKSGKGLKSPIGIILKNKNQNIYPVEELEENFIIDLVRLKYLFLLGKKFDEKELLELHKTGYKVAFNKKDEFLANEFNEYISQIKKDEKKYNELIRRYIG
- a CDS encoding MnhB domain-containing protein, coding for MIKKMITVLSIIILISILSIEILNINEIYNPVFKPQDIINENGSINMVSAIVLDYRLIDTFFEVLVFTLSVIGISFYMEKLPEQNNISVEENSIVVKIITPILFQIIVLVTLYISVTGHLGPGGGFTAGVILGTGLIGVSFVKPIDEIEKIFIKSKIEKVKILVPLIIALYGLLGYFWNGAFFSNIPLKGNPGELFSGGGAMLLNILIAFEVFAGTWTILYKFIKHRGTI
- a CDS encoding cation:proton antiporter subunit C encodes the protein MHIYIILSLIISAIGLIGTIIKRDMILKLINLGVFQSGNVLFFVSIAYKGLSPIITLNIDKYSDPLIHSFLLTVVVIGFANLSLMLVFIMILSNKIKTHLIDEIEDKISRG